One Eurosta solidaginis isolate ZX-2024a chromosome 1, ASM4086904v1, whole genome shotgun sequence genomic window, ggtcgaatcagctgttaaaaggttaccgatacggttaccgataaagcaccaatgtctccagcttaaaggcagcgttgccaagcTAAAGATAaaggcctcctgcgatttacaacgagattgactgaatttttgtatgtgtgcgtgtcgggtatttgacgcttgtcccgcgactatcaaatcaaaagccatcaatcaatatttgcattgtgaaaccgtagcgttcggacgtgaatatgtcgtcatcggatgatgatttatttacagcatttttattaaataataaaaaaattaataaaaattttattaaataataataaaagatttacattccataaagctggtaaacattgataattttcaataatttttaatatgaattgctgttcattttgaatgtcgacacaaactaaatacaacactgctgtcaTGGTGGTATAACCAGGTGAAgtacatggtggaatcaccaggtgaagtaaataaaaagagatagaaaatgtacgctatctgaaacggtagggatgtattttcaacggtccgaagagggtaaaatgtttacccgttttggaaaagtaggagtagaaaaacaaatgccttgctacgaaagccattacagactgtttttttcagcatatcagtgcagcctaatgccaatacaaaagggatacacaggaccagtacgaacttatattactttaagcattgaataaaattaaaaacttaaactgcgatgagtagtaaaattcaataatgcgtctaatagcgttttcttttctgaaataaattgttgcctaagtaaatggtaaagccttaatagagttactccccagaaaattgtcaacatttacatgccaacctaatataaacgcacgcaagtcatatTTTGTCAAAAATgcctcatgcacatacaacttgtatgagagcaacccaaattgaatttgctgcgtgaaaacctaactcgatttccaatttttgttctgcgtgacatttagatttgacgtttgcacacatgctttaccattgtttactatatagtttggcaacttaaatagaggttatgttgcgaatagagtggaaggcagtggactaggcagtccaatgtcataaaatgaaggaatggtgttcggagttttttcaaagttaaaaaaaaatgataaaagctttaataaaaataaaactattgttttaataacaacaaaaacgccttatatattctatatacaaaaattcgtaaggattatctcactttaaaatttgagttaaataatctaaagttttgttttgaaactgagtcgagaactgttcgtgtgaatgtgcgaattttcaccgatcatctgttagttgcgctacttggtaaaatttacaatgtgctttacattgtcgcaacgcatgcttatttgtagagttgtgctttttcgctcatttcagagattcgaatctttcgttctttttctgatgaacgaacaagttgttctttttgttcatttgttcttttttttcaagcaaatttgttcactgctgcttgccCCGcggaaaaagccaacaagtatagatgaaggtgtgtatgcagcaatgctttgtgtaggtatatttaaatgtgttatgaataaataagttaatatatatatatatatgtataatagggcgggtcgatttaaaaatcgctcattgctctgtgaaaatcgtattctagggatcaaaactcaagaaactttgccgaaggaaccatacctctaaaacgaattctgatgtcccctaccttgggtcgaacttttgggtaggggcaatttcaattctacctgctgtgtcttgtggtggcttaaaaaaaacaacacaagcaattttacgatctgcaattgtgtcacagtgataccttcattttttaaaacggttgaataaaaaacccacacaactatgtttatgacatgcaaatgcatcacagtgatgccttggttttaaaagggggttataaaaacgctaatttctaatagcttttttaaaaaaaaaaacaggcatttcaaagtgggaatttttaaaatttgcccctacgacccaaaggggggggggggatatcagaattcgttttagaggtatgattccttcggcaaagtttcttattttgatccctagaatatgattttcacagagcaatgggcgatttttttgcctccacacaaatcgacccggcctaatgtataattaacttcaaaaaaaaagttacaaatttcggaagatccaggaaattgaaagagtacagacacaaattgtaaatatgaactttttaagtttaataaatgtaataattagttttttacaaaacatgtttttcataaatagtacatacatatattgttgtagcagtaccACACACAAAgttgaccacacatatctttagggtaagtggcatcatcgacagtatgtatgaatttacgtatgtatgttcgcaaacgagatgagagaaagaatcattgtaaattttaccaagtagcgcaactaacagctgatcggtgaaaattcgcacattcacacgcacagttctcgactcagtttcaaaaaaaactttagattatttaattcaaattttaaagtgagataatccttacaaatttatgtatacagaatatatatggcgtttttcttgttattaaaacaatagttttatttatattaaagcttttatcattttttttttttaactttggaaaatctccgaacaccattccttcattatatgacattcgactgcctagtccactgccttccactctattcgcaacataacctctacttaagctgccaaactatacagTAAACAAtggaaagaataacattagataaaacgaactaaaagaacaaatgaactaaaagaacaaatagaaccgaaatcgaagatctagttcacttgttcagttcaaagacccggtcaattgaacaagttcagaacaaaacgacccaactctacttatttgggttcgggcaaaaaacgccggttgtttgcgtgcgctaaaaaaacgcaattcggatttattaggttggcatgatagtgcatacaaagaacatttcaactcaccatattcactcatatcacaaatcacactaGAAGACTGCGCATTGCACATGTAAACATTAGGTCAGTTCTTTTTATGGGctattcttacgtcattttctttagctcttgtttttttctctctttctttcattcacttaaacagtcaactgtgacgtactTGCGCAAAACgtagcaattttgaactcgtgaatacgCAATCTGGGTACTCATATGAACAGAGTATAGGGCCGTATGCAGCTcttaagaaaaccaaaaattccatataaaatgacagccaagaaatgctcaagaaaaattttatgagtgaaattttcttttgcagTACGCAGCTCTGAAGAAATTTCATACATTTTCTACTActattttctaaagatttttttagaaaaagtgtACACGTAAACTCTTTCTTTGCCAAGAAATAAATGGTTGTGCattatttcttgaagaaaaagtGACATTTGGACTTTCAAAAATACTATCGACTGACTCAGGAATGGAAAACACCACAAAAGCCTCCAAGCGTCAGAAGCGCATATTGCACTTTTCCAGCGAGGAAAAGCGCAACATTATTTCAGTCGTTAGATCAAAAGATCGGATTTGGAATATCGGCGATCCGCTGTATTCACATAAAAATGCAGTGGATCAGGCGTGGAATGAAATAGGTTCTACGCTTGGTAAATCGGGTAAGTATGTATAACACGTTGTATATTCATACCAATTTGAAAACTTATAGTATTTTTATTCAGTGGAAGAGTGCAAAGCTGCGTGTGTGAGCTTGAGGGAAAGCTACCGCTACCGGGCGAAGGCAACGAACAAATTTAAGAGTGGAAGTGCCGGTGGGGAGCAGCTCAGTGAGCCATATTTTAATGAGGATATCGATTGGGAGTTTGCGGAGGAGATGTCCTTCCTGCCAAATGTATCCCAAAAGAGAAGGTACATATACACACAatatcattaaattttaagtaaTCATATTCAATTTCCTTTTCTTTGCAGAACTTTCACTACCAGTGATGATTCCCAAAATGAGGAAGCGAGTACATCAAAACGCCCTGGTTCTCAATATGAATATGTaagttatgtatatacatacgtatgtatcttctatattataaataaatagctATTGGTGCCGAGATGAAAAATGCGGTGGGTTCTTCAATTTAGGAACGCAACATCTAAGAAGAGAAGTAGTTACAATAGTATCCTATGCAGACAACCAAATCTTCAGAAACCCTATTCACGACGGGGAATAAGCAGATTAATGACGAACTAGATATATACATCGACGGTACTAGGTTACCGACAGTCACCCAACGCAAGATCCTTGGTGTGACATTCGATGGTGGCCTCTGCTTCCACGAACATGACACCGCAGTCGcctctaaagtacaaagtcgcaacaaaattctcaagtcCCTTGCTGGCAGCATCTGGGGTAAAGGCAAAGAAACGTTGCTGAGTACATATAAGGCAATTAGCCAATGTAGTCGCCTGTCAAAATACCGCACCCAAAACTGCAACTGCAAAGACGATAATCATCAAAGAGCGCAATGAAATGTTCACTAAACAGCATCTAATGAATTGTCATCAACCCGGATATCCAGGTCGACAATTATTAGACACTGCTCCGCCTCCCAGAAACGTGACAAAACATCTCCGCAAGTATATGAAGGAAGCCCGTCAACTTGTGCCTCCACCGCCGTTTGACAAATTGAAACATTCGAGACTCGCAAGCTtatccatgatacaaaaaattggAGGAGTTGCGCCCGGTGAACATCGTTATTGGTGGAGTTATCCGGAACGGCAAACGGTAGCCTACTACCGAGGGAGGCGCGCATCTTTCTGATTCAActtcgttctgtatactgtaGTAGAACAAACgcctacttatccagaatcaacctggACATGTCCGATATGTGTGTAGCCTGCGATGAGTCCCCACATGACAAACCACTTTTTTATTGCGATGTGGACCAACAGATCTAACGACTCACTCTCTATGGCCCAACCCTGTCGAAACAGCTGTTTTCCTTGAACTATGATTGATGATCTTGATGAAAACCCATAAGTGGTGGTGGTTTTGCATGAACGGGGGCGAATAACAACAACATGCGGTGGATGGGATGCTAAGCAGGGGTAGAGATAGGAGCAGTGATAGAGGGAGAGGTAGGTTTACAGGTAGATGTAGGGGCGGAGATAGAGGTAGGCAACTCCCAATTCAGCAGGTTCTCAGCTACCGGAGTTACTCGGAATTTTTTTTTCCTGACCAAGGGCTGTCGTCATGGTATAACCCAGTACACAACACTCAAAAGTTGTCATCAATGGAGCAGCACCTCGCAACGGGACTGCTCCttaccctcctgctccgggaaggcatTGAGGCTAACCCCGGTCCACGGGATTGGTACTGCTGCATTTGTAAGAAAAAAATGCGATGACAACCTGATTGAACGGGGCGAagcaccgctacaacaacaacaagagcagaGGTAGGTAAAGAGAAAGGGGTAGAAGTAGAGATATGGTTAAAGGAAGGGGTAGTATTAGAGGAGGGGTAGATGTAGGTTTAGTGTCAGTGATAGACGTGAGGGTAGAGGTAGGGGCACAAGCATTTATAATTGCTACGATTTTAGATAATACCAATACTGATTTGCTAATTATTGTTTATTCAAAGACTCCCACACCACCGAAACGTTCCTGTTTAGCTAGCCAGCCCCAAAATCAGGAAATATGGCAGAAGTTCGATGACCTTTTGGAAAAACAAGGCAATGCGTTGAAGTTGCGGGAATCGGAGTCGGAGTCTCCATTTAAGGAAGCTTTTGCAGGCTTCGAATTTCTACTGAAGCAGCTTCCgaagaagctagctgatgaagcaTGCTGCAACTTTATGTACACGCTGTTACAAAAAGTTGGCGCGGAAAGAGAAAAGTCTTCCTAGACCTATTAATTCATAAGCCAGTTCAAACTAAAGAACTATTTTCATAtgtcgacggctgagtggaacaACAATTTATTTGGAATGCCGATTCGAAAATGCCACAAAAGCGTACCTAAAATGCAAACTTTTGAAGAGCGTCTTCTTCCAAACTTTTTTTCAAGAATGCCCAATGTTAGAAGTTGTATCAACAAAGCTCTATCTCAGTTGAAAATATCTTTTATCGAGATTTGCCGTTTCCGAAAAAAATTCTTAGAGAgttcttcaataaaattttgaaatagtttttgaAGCGCTTTGGAATCGGTAGTAAAGATAGGGAAAACCTCCACTCAGCCGGGGAATCATAAAAATAGTTCTCTACTTTAAGTTTTTATATACCTTCATAAACTATCAATCAACAGGataggataaaaatttaaaatggttttagtcttatatttatttatgagtTTGTTGCGTTTTTTTTCCGTACAAGTTTTGTGGTAATTCTAATTTGATGACGGGCTTTCAAACTCTGATTAACTTTTCTGAACTCTGtgtaagttttgaaatttttatttatatcataTATCTGTTATATTCCGCTatactttaaatgaaaattattgaaaactcataaataaatataagtttcgaataaaaccatttttaattttgaaactatTCAGTTGATCGGCAGTGTAAAGTTCGTAATATTGATAAGTTAATAAATGTAAACGCGAAAATTATGTTATGAATTCAtttactaatttatttaaatttatgtttttatgCAGGTATTTTGAGAGCAGCTGCACTAGTGACCTAGAAAATTGAATCTACTTTAAGTTTAGAACGGCCCACAAAGTTCCAAAAAACAACTATTACCTTCAGGTGCTGATGATTGCAAtcggactacaaaactgcatactcaaaaagctCTTAAAAATCTGAGGTTGATTCTATTTTCTTGGTCGCCAGTATTTATGCGGTTTTTTACATAAATTATGTTATtaatgaaaattatataaaaacaaaagaaaaattgcaaataatTCCATTTTTATCCTTTTCTAATGTTGGTCTTTCCGACAGGGTAAgaatttgagttgttttggaacgattttccttcatcccttgtcaatttggtttggagacaaggCGGTTTCGGCGCTGTGCCATTTTCGTTCTGTGCCATCTGCGTTACGTTGAATGCTTTTATAGTTTTCCATTCTACTGTAATGCTCTTTTTGGTATATCTGTTATATTTTAATATTGAGTAAATTTTTTCTGGGtaggtttttttttaaacaatttattgGGAAGCAATAAAATACTGAAAAAATTTATACTGATGATGAATTATGAGATTTATAAGTTAATTTACATATTCAAGCGTATATGAATGCATATTTAAACGTGCTTGcaaatgtgcatacatacatatcagcGCTGGGAGATAAGGATTACGTGTGTAATTGATTGCACATACGATTACAGTAATCATAATTTCATAATAcctttaaatatgtaaatttacTTATTAATCACATAATTATTTATCAGTATAACAATCTCGCGTGTAACTACTCCTACAAATAAAATTATGCTTATACAAAAGCCGCAACATTTTGCCACGGAACGGCTCCCTGTGCTGAATTCACGTATTCTTTTAAAACGTTACGCACATACTTTCCATAATCAGACGATCTTCCGCGATAAAATCTTGTTTCGTTTCGATCACTATCCCAATTTTCGGCTTCTCCTATAACCCACTCGCCATTGTTGGTTTCATACCCAGAAAATGTATCTGGACAGTACTCTTCTCGAACCTCGTTTAAGAGGAAATTGTGTAGCAAACAGCATGCTGACACTATTTCTTGGGCACGATCAGGAgaacaaaataatattttgcGCAAACAAAGCCATTTTGTACTTAATATACCGACAGCATTCTCAATGCATCTTCGAGCTCGGCTGAGGCGGTAGTTAAATATCCGCTCTTCTGTTGTGAGCGTTTTTTGAGCAAATGGCTTGATTATTCTCTTACCAAGCGGGAAGGCATCGTCCGCTACGATGAAATGCGGCACTTTCTTTCCATCTATTAGGGTGTCGGCAGGAAATGGTAATTGATCACTTAGTACCTTCGAACCAAATGTCGAATTCTTAAAAATGTTCGAGTCGCCTTCACTGCCGTAAGCGCCCATATCTATGTGCGTAAACTTATACGACACATCGCAAGAAGCCAAAAGAACAATTGAATGAAATCCCTGTTTGGAAAATAAAACATTTGTTATTCAAGTTGATCAACATAGGAATTAcgtacatacacctgcgagcaCCAAAACAATTCACACATAGTTTGTCAGTTATAAAgatttattaatatataaataataaataccaAAGTCAAGCTCTAAGCAAAGCATTCTATGTGGGACGGGCCTAATGCAATTCCCCACAAATTTGCATTCAACCCGTTTTGGATTGC contains:
- the LOC137242451 gene encoding uncharacterized protein; translation: MENTTKASKRQKRILHFSSEEKRNIISVVRSKDRIWNIGDPLYSHKNAVDQAWNEIGSTLGKSVEECKAACVSLRESYRYRAKATNKFKSGSAGGEQLSEPYFNEDIDWEFAEEMSFLPNVSQKRRTFTTSDDSQNEEASTSKRPGSQYEYTPTPPKRSCLASQPQNQEIWQKFDDLLEKQGNALKLRESESESPFKEAFAGFEFLLKQLPKKLADEACCNFMYTLLQKVGAEREKSS